In the Palaeococcus pacificus DY20341 genome, one interval contains:
- a CDS encoding ABC transporter ATP-binding protein: MNAVEVKNLKKSYPKKIPLPFRKVEWLEAVKGISFNVKRGELFGLLGPNGAGKTTTIKMLTTLLEPSDGEAKILGLDLKRDAREIRKRINLVAEGERTLYWRLSAYENLKYFARIYYVPKNKEQKRIKELLELVGLWERRNDLVMGFSRGMKQRLAIAKALINDPEVLFLDEPTLGLDVQSALFVREFIRKLVDEQGKTVLLTTHYMAEAEELCDRIAIIDHGKIIALDTPERLKRFVRDEDAVEIKVKDFNPAKLNESPFRLAVVKEDPSLNVLLLRGQVDEEDLPRLVEWLVKNNAKILSVEEKEPTLEDVFIKLTGRTIRD; encoded by the coding sequence ATGAACGCTGTTGAAGTCAAGAACCTCAAGAAAAGCTATCCCAAAAAGATACCTCTACCATTTAGGAAAGTTGAGTGGCTGGAGGCAGTTAAGGGTATAAGCTTTAATGTCAAGAGAGGTGAACTCTTCGGGTTATTGGGGCCTAACGGGGCAGGCAAAACAACCACAATAAAGATGCTCACCACACTTTTAGAGCCAAGTGATGGAGAGGCTAAAATTTTAGGTCTCGACTTAAAGAGAGATGCAAGGGAGATAAGAAAGCGCATCAATTTGGTTGCTGAAGGTGAAAGAACCCTCTACTGGAGATTGAGTGCCTACGAAAATCTGAAGTACTTCGCAAGGATTTATTATGTTCCAAAGAACAAAGAACAGAAGAGAATTAAAGAGCTTTTGGAATTGGTAGGGCTTTGGGAGCGTAGGAATGATCTGGTTATGGGCTTTTCAAGGGGTATGAAGCAGCGCTTGGCAATTGCAAAGGCACTCATAAACGACCCTGAGGTTCTTTTCCTAGACGAGCCTACCCTAGGACTGGATGTTCAAAGCGCCCTCTTCGTTAGGGAATTCATCCGAAAATTGGTAGATGAGCAGGGAAAGACTGTTCTGCTCACCACGCACTACATGGCTGAAGCCGAGGAGCTGTGCGATAGAATAGCAATCATAGACCATGGCAAAATAATTGCCTTAGACACCCCAGAGAGGTTAAAAAGGTTTGTGAGAGATGAAGACGCCGTTGAAATAAAAGTAAAAGACTTCAATCCCGCTAAGCTCAATGAAAGCCCCTTTAGACTGGCAGTTGTGAAGGAAGACCCTTCACTAAACGTGCTCCTCCTTAGAGGCCAAGTGGATGAAGAAGACCTCCCAAGGCTTGTGGAGTGGCTCGTTAAAAACAATGCTAAAATTTTGAGCGTCGAAGAGAAAGAGCCCACTTTGGAGGATGTCTTCATAAAACTGACCGGGAGAACTATAAGAGATTAG
- a CDS encoding ABC transporter permease, translated as MSLLAVIEKELRMFFRYPLRVVSSVVVGIVFLVQFIFFGQAVLGGRYSQMLAATTGMGDYPTYALIGYILWWLFASPIDAYVWGVRRELQRGTLEVNVLAPISMIKFLVGLALGWIVIDNVLMGVVFVFGVVLFKIPLSAAVLLKSFPILVLAFLAFLGFGMIFAGIVMLVKHIGPLAQIFEFGVMFIAGVFFPTSVMPRAVQAFGSVIPLTHAISLVRGIFMGKSYFEMISSLRALLVLTVAYWFISYTLFKYSEKLTRVVGYGGY; from the coding sequence ATGTCGCTTTTAGCTGTAATTGAAAAGGAACTTAGGATGTTTTTCCGATATCCGCTTAGAGTTGTAAGCTCTGTGGTGGTTGGGATAGTCTTCTTAGTCCAGTTCATATTCTTTGGGCAGGCCGTTTTAGGCGGGCGCTACTCTCAAATGCTCGCCGCCACAACCGGGATGGGGGATTACCCCACCTATGCCCTAATAGGGTATATATTATGGTGGCTCTTCGCTTCCCCTATAGATGCTTATGTATGGGGAGTGAGGAGAGAGCTCCAAAGGGGAACGCTTGAAGTTAATGTTTTGGCCCCTATAAGCATGATAAAGTTCCTGGTGGGGTTAGCGTTAGGGTGGATCGTGATAGACAACGTTTTAATGGGGGTAGTCTTCGTTTTTGGCGTTGTGCTGTTCAAGATCCCCCTGAGTGCGGCTGTGCTCCTAAAGTCTTTTCCAATTTTAGTTTTGGCATTTTTGGCTTTTTTGGGGTTTGGGATGATCTTTGCTGGCATAGTAATGCTCGTAAAACATATCGGGCCGCTGGCACAAATTTTTGAGTTTGGAGTTATGTTCATCGCAGGTGTATTCTTTCCAACGAGCGTCATGCCGCGTGCAGTCCAAGCCTTTGGAAGTGTTATTCCACTAACCCATGCAATATCACTAGTTAGGGGCATATTCATGGGGAAGAGTTACTTTGAAATGATTTCCAGTTTAAGAGCGCTTTTAGTCTTGACAGTGGCTTACTGGTTTATCAGCTACACACTCTTCAAATACAGCGAGAAGCTTACAAGGGTGGTTGGATATGGCGGCTACTGA
- a CDS encoding ABC transporter permease has translation MAATDELRALWGVVVKNWRIFLSYKVWFASDIAFGLFFVGQALLIGIGLTGERNSQALQNITGYSDYVAFAVLGFMVLSFGLTFMGGFVWSVVDELYAGTLEYNFASPMNRLTFFLGNVLLRIVMNGIYLVFYMLIFKLIFNIQLNFVNFAKALPILLLGSIGMIGFGLAAAGIVLYLRDPGPFINILEMLIFALSGAMYPVSILPKGLQILAKALPYAPTTDAIRKIVAFGYSQSSGEISYLVFISSVYAFIGYITYKWSEKQARTVGLKSY, from the coding sequence ATGGCGGCTACTGATGAGCTTAGGGCTCTCTGGGGTGTCGTGGTTAAAAATTGGCGCATATTCCTAAGTTATAAGGTGTGGTTCGCAAGCGATATAGCCTTTGGACTCTTCTTTGTTGGACAGGCCCTTCTGATAGGCATAGGGCTCACGGGCGAGCGCAACTCCCAGGCCCTCCAAAACATAACGGGGTACTCCGACTACGTCGCATTCGCTGTTTTGGGCTTCATGGTGTTGAGTTTTGGACTAACTTTTATGGGGGGCTTCGTCTGGAGCGTAGTGGATGAGCTATATGCTGGAACCCTCGAATACAATTTTGCATCGCCGATGAACCGATTAACTTTCTTTCTCGGCAACGTTCTCCTTAGAATAGTGATGAACGGGATTTACTTGGTTTTTTACATGCTCATATTTAAGCTGATCTTCAACATCCAGCTCAACTTTGTGAACTTTGCAAAAGCACTTCCAATTCTGCTCTTGGGCTCCATTGGAATGATAGGCTTTGGATTGGCTGCAGCTGGAATAGTGCTGTACCTGAGAGACCCAGGGCCGTTTATAAACATCCTCGAAATGCTTATCTTCGCATTAAGCGGCGCCATGTATCCAGTGAGCATACTCCCCAAAGGACTCCAAATTCTTGCAAAAGCCTTGCCCTATGCTCCCACCACAGATGCAATCAGGAAAATAGTGGCCTTTGGATACTCTCAGTCTTCTGGAGAGATTTCTTATTTGGTATTCATATCTTCGGTATACGCTTTTATAGGATACATTACATACAAATGGAGCGAGAAACAGGCGAGAACCGTAGGATTAAAGAGCTATTGA
- the mobB gene encoding molybdopterin-guanine dinucleotide biosynthesis protein B translates to MRAVAFVGFKKSGKTTTVEKVARVLKDRGYRVGIAKSMHAPFDKEGSDTQKFSQVADYVIVRAQDTDALLFKAKDLNALLSIGEDVDFLLLEGFKNVKHMPKIICAKSEEEVRELNDGLAIAVSGIIANEKSSEINGLPIISDAEELANLVEEKAFMLPNIDCHMCGFDCYGMAKLIVNGEKTTKDCVVLSSKPKVVVKIDGKVLPMKDWVQELMEKTIKGMLSAMKGYKDGKKIEIIIQE, encoded by the coding sequence ATGAGAGCTGTCGCATTTGTTGGGTTTAAGAAAAGCGGAAAGACGACGACAGTTGAGAAAGTAGCGAGAGTATTGAAGGATAGGGGCTACCGCGTTGGCATCGCTAAGAGCATGCACGCTCCTTTTGATAAAGAGGGAAGCGATACACAGAAGTTTTCTCAAGTAGCCGATTATGTCATCGTTAGAGCTCAGGATACGGATGCGCTGCTCTTCAAAGCCAAGGATTTAAACGCTCTCCTTTCCATTGGAGAAGATGTAGACTTCCTCCTCTTAGAGGGGTTCAAAAACGTAAAGCATATGCCAAAGATTATCTGTGCAAAGAGCGAAGAGGAAGTGAGAGAGCTCAACGATGGGTTGGCAATAGCCGTCAGCGGGATCATAGCAAATGAAAAGAGCAGCGAGATCAATGGTCTGCCAATAATAAGCGATGCCGAGGAGCTCGCTAATCTTGTGGAGGAAAAAGCATTCATGCTCCCGAACATAGACTGCCACATGTGCGGCTTTGACTGCTACGGAATGGCAAAGCTAATCGTTAACGGCGAAAAAACGACAAAAGACTGCGTTGTTTTGAGCTCAAAGCCCAAAGTTGTGGTTAAGATAGACGGCAAAGTTTTGCCCATGAAGGACTGGGTGCAGGAGTTAATGGAGAAGACTATTAAGGGAATGCTCTCGGCAATGAAAGGATATAAAGATGGCAAAAAGATAGAAATCATCATACAAGAATGA
- a CDS encoding M67 family metallopeptidase, with protein sequence MKLRIMEGHVEKILKRATESKIEICGFLLGVFEGDTAVVKKVVFMKNRLNSPVAFEMEPEEMVKVLEWADENGLDVVGIFHSHLCEPLPSQKDFKGMRNWPVAWFIVDNKGNYGAFMLDENEEIEEVELILV encoded by the coding sequence ATGAAGCTCAGGATTATGGAAGGGCACGTTGAGAAGATTTTAAAACGAGCTACCGAGAGCAAAATCGAGATATGCGGCTTTTTGCTTGGTGTATTTGAAGGTGATACCGCGGTTGTGAAGAAAGTCGTTTTCATGAAAAATCGCCTGAACTCTCCGGTGGCATTCGAGATGGAGCCCGAGGAGATGGTGAAGGTTTTAGAATGGGCTGATGAAAACGGGTTAGATGTTGTAGGCATCTTTCATTCCCATCTTTGCGAGCCCCTCCCATCCCAGAAGGACTTTAAGGGAATGAGAAACTGGCCCGTGGCTTGGTTTATAGTAGATAATAAGGGGAACTATGGGGCTTTCATGCTAGACGAAAATGAGGAGATAGAAGAAGTAGAGCTCATTCTTGTATGA
- a CDS encoding DUF4349 domain-containing protein, whose protein sequence is MQRRWKVVSLLVVLAFIIGTAYVVTFFRISGKASYQRYDMVYETAKAESGSWFAPTYTRAGTYTETATVATHAQTTQTAQGVPQRLKKDYYVLIQDEAPINVASEIKKEVSILGGYVISENLDKSEERVVYYLEFRVPNTVENEGKIGALFERYNVKSLRLETQDVTSQYNKIVAEIESLEAEKAKLLGFYNLSNDVDDLMMLENRISSINSRLNYLYLQKDYYEKVTDYITYHVTVESKEKPVFEVELGFRETVYKAVIILIGIINGLIALAIIASPFVVLLIIGKKLYDRYPKKSAEEKEESKEM, encoded by the coding sequence ATGCAGAGAAGATGGAAGGTTGTAAGCCTTTTGGTGGTTCTGGCATTTATAATTGGGACAGCTTATGTTGTGACTTTCTTTAGGATAAGCGGTAAAGCGTCATATCAACGTTATGACATGGTGTACGAGACGGCCAAAGCCGAAAGCGGGAGCTGGTTTGCACCTACATACACGAGGGCTGGGACATACACCGAAACAGCGACAGTCGCCACCCATGCTCAAACAACACAGACAGCCCAAGGAGTGCCTCAAAGGCTTAAGAAGGACTACTACGTCTTAATCCAAGATGAAGCTCCTATTAATGTTGCATCTGAGATTAAAAAGGAAGTTTCCATTCTTGGCGGATACGTAATAAGCGAGAACCTGGATAAGAGCGAAGAGAGAGTTGTGTATTACTTAGAGTTTAGAGTGCCCAATACGGTCGAAAATGAGGGAAAGATAGGTGCACTTTTTGAGAGATATAATGTAAAAAGCCTTCGTCTGGAGACACAGGATGTTACGAGCCAGTACAACAAGATAGTGGCTGAGATAGAGAGCCTTGAAGCGGAAAAAGCAAAGCTCCTTGGGTTCTACAACCTGTCCAATGACGTTGATGATTTGATGATGCTTGAGAACAGAATAAGCAGCATAAATTCCCGTTTGAACTACCTCTACCTTCAAAAGGACTACTATGAGAAAGTAACGGACTATATAACCTATCATGTGACGGTGGAGAGCAAAGAGAAGCCCGTTTTTGAAGTGGAGCTTGGCTTCAGGGAGACGGTTTATAAGGCAGTAATCATCCTCATAGGAATAATAAACGGACTCATAGCTTTGGCCATAATTGCATCGCCTTTCGTAGTCCTCCTCATTATCGGCAAAAAGCTATACGACAGATATCCCAAAAAATCTGCTGAAGAGAAAGAGGAGTCAAAAGAGATGTAA
- a CDS encoding CGP-CTERM-anchored Cys-rich protein translates to MRKTALVLILLLMVLPFMSACFSPSDMLAVEVYLNKPGISYNLSMLKGAQNIIVENGTFIYRSHYDERVAVILREDEALHIRIEIPAKSFNSSYAFAEFETSMLIPNDTLRKLNELGWTIEGNYTFKKENLLVQITPQRGSECQSDSDCAAGGCSGEICTTRENAKEIVSICVYREWYDCLRMTNCGCVNGVCTWKPNQDFEKCLREHGVDPEKVIKMPSAAIWVAVYNKEKPSENDLKELETLFSELGISCALKNATFKTQYTNFPVGVVDEYTFNFKEALRVELEWLKENGVVNISEEDINAIVGVAERAKAGYNSHIGWYETKSGKYAWIPYDESKNPKLLKCIGEPMKYELPQGSVVLKDTPTTSSTSTTPTAVPDGVCGPSLILALTLTPALIKRRKR, encoded by the coding sequence ATGAGGAAAACAGCTTTGGTACTTATACTGCTTTTGATGGTGCTCCCCTTTATGAGCGCATGCTTTTCCCCTTCCGATATGCTAGCTGTGGAGGTGTACCTCAACAAGCCGGGTATTAGCTACAACCTGAGCATGCTAAAAGGGGCCCAGAACATAATTGTCGAGAACGGAACGTTCATATACCGCTCCCACTATGACGAAAGAGTCGCTGTGATTCTGAGAGAGGATGAAGCTCTTCACATAAGGATAGAAATTCCCGCAAAGAGCTTCAACTCAAGCTATGCTTTTGCAGAGTTTGAAACTTCTATGCTGATCCCCAACGACACTCTAAGGAAGCTCAATGAACTTGGGTGGACAATTGAAGGAAACTATACCTTTAAGAAGGAAAATCTACTCGTCCAAATAACGCCTCAAAGGGGAAGTGAGTGCCAAAGCGATAGCGACTGCGCAGCGGGAGGGTGCTCCGGTGAGATATGCACCACTAGAGAAAATGCCAAAGAGATAGTTTCAATATGCGTTTACAGAGAGTGGTATGATTGTCTTCGCATGACGAACTGCGGCTGTGTGAATGGAGTGTGCACTTGGAAGCCCAATCAAGATTTTGAGAAGTGCTTGAGGGAGCACGGAGTGGATCCAGAAAAGGTCATAAAGATGCCAAGTGCAGCTATTTGGGTAGCTGTTTACAATAAGGAAAAACCGAGTGAAAATGATTTGAAAGAGCTTGAAACACTCTTCTCCGAGCTTGGTATAAGCTGTGCCTTAAAGAATGCTACGTTTAAAACCCAATACACCAACTTCCCAGTAGGAGTTGTTGATGAGTATACATTCAACTTCAAAGAAGCTCTAAGAGTGGAGCTCGAGTGGCTCAAGGAGAATGGAGTGGTTAATATAAGCGAAGAGGATATCAATGCCATTGTGGGTGTCGCTGAGAGGGCTAAAGCGGGCTACAACTCTCACATAGGATGGTATGAGACTAAGAGCGGGAAATACGCTTGGATCCCCTATGATGAGAGCAAAAATCCAAAACTGCTTAAGTGCATAGGGGAGCCCATGAAATACGAGCTCCCCCAAGGAAGCGTAGTTTTAAAGGACACCCCAACGACCTCGAGTACTAGCACAACTCCAACTGCAGTTCCCGATGGTGTATGTGGCCCTTCACTAATTTTAGCCCTTACTCTAACGCCTGCTCTAATTAAAAGGCGCAAGCGGTGA
- a CDS encoding sodium:solute symporter family protein: protein MVVAFILGGASWGATYGFGGIWYGFACGLGLLLLGLTLAKPMRALALYTVPDVLEMRYNSRAIRFLAAVLSLLALVGILGAQVWAASAIFEAIGLPGTLGAVFATLIFIAYTAFSGLWAVALTDFIQIILGSIGVFVAVVLGLIKVGGIDGLRLGLSKMPDLPQTPGEYFNIMSLGISLFALTLMATVMYTLIGQDFYQRLFASKDENTAKRGAIYSGLLLMVLSFLPALAGMLALTLSSDPQAIITSPKTAVPKLVIAVFGRGIGAIFVAAILAAVMSTADSLLSAATSHIVKDFYQSFRPETDDKRLLRLSIGTTIGVGLLALAAALTIQGIVELLIYSYDIYTSGVFVPLVLGIYWKRATKEGALLGMLAGSLTAVLGISGIVSFTYWEYIYVSGAVVSAVVMVLVSLATKVKPVDEEFEKAFA from the coding sequence ATGGTGGTGGCTTTCATCCTAGGAGGAGCTAGCTGGGGAGCCACCTATGGGTTTGGAGGTATTTGGTATGGTTTTGCCTGTGGCTTGGGGCTCTTATTGCTCGGCCTAACATTGGCAAAGCCGATGAGGGCTTTAGCTCTCTACACTGTACCAGATGTTTTGGAAATGCGATATAATAGCAGGGCAATAAGATTCTTAGCAGCGGTGCTCTCACTCCTTGCCCTCGTTGGGATTTTGGGAGCACAAGTATGGGCTGCATCAGCTATCTTTGAGGCTATTGGCCTGCCCGGCACTCTTGGCGCAGTCTTCGCCACGCTAATATTCATAGCCTACACAGCTTTTTCAGGACTGTGGGCAGTTGCTCTAACGGACTTCATCCAAATAATACTTGGAAGCATAGGCGTCTTTGTAGCAGTGGTGCTCGGATTAATAAAAGTTGGAGGCATTGATGGACTCAGACTTGGACTTTCAAAGATGCCCGACTTGCCTCAGACACCTGGGGAGTACTTCAACATAATGTCTCTTGGAATATCCCTCTTTGCTTTGACCTTAATGGCTACAGTAATGTACACATTAATAGGTCAGGACTTTTACCAAAGACTCTTTGCTTCAAAAGACGAAAACACAGCCAAGAGAGGAGCTATCTACAGTGGACTGCTGTTGATGGTGCTCTCATTCCTCCCAGCGCTGGCGGGGATGCTTGCTCTGACGTTATCAAGCGATCCTCAGGCAATAATAACATCCCCCAAAACGGCCGTACCTAAGCTGGTGATAGCGGTATTTGGAAGGGGTATAGGGGCGATATTTGTGGCGGCAATACTGGCGGCCGTAATGAGCACTGCGGATTCACTGCTTTCGGCAGCAACTTCGCACATTGTAAAAGACTTTTACCAGAGCTTTCGGCCTGAAACAGATGACAAAAGGCTTCTAAGACTCTCAATAGGTACAACAATTGGAGTTGGCCTTTTAGCACTGGCAGCCGCTCTTACAATACAAGGCATCGTTGAGTTGCTCATATACTCTTACGATATCTATACCTCGGGTGTCTTTGTTCCCTTGGTACTTGGCATCTACTGGAAGAGGGCAACAAAAGAGGGGGCTTTACTTGGAATGCTCGCGGGTTCACTGACAGCAGTATTGGGCATAAGCGGCATCGTGAGCTTCACCTACTGGGAATACATCTATGTAAGTGGAGCCGTAGTTTCTGCTGTTGTCATGGTGCTGGTCAGCTTAGCGACAAAAGTTAAGCCGGTGGATGAAGAGTTTGAGAAGGCCTTTGCTTAG
- a CDS encoding DUF996 domain-containing protein — translation MPYVREARERGKWGAMLMLIGILTPTIGGLLQFIGFILLLLTVRDISHVANDIRPYKNFIYSTIIGIGGIASFIALLKLRDDFSTGETLIFLLFLWGLFVATVYFEKETWIGIYKITRTGEFYDAAKWLWYGVLTLPILIGGILALIGRIHLIFAFSRMPIKIESEEEG, via the coding sequence ATGCCGTATGTAAGGGAAGCTCGTGAGAGGGGTAAATGGGGAGCCATGTTAATGCTTATAGGAATATTAACACCAACTATTGGTGGACTACTTCAATTTATAGGCTTCATACTGCTTTTGCTCACAGTAAGGGACATATCTCACGTTGCCAATGATATACGGCCATATAAGAACTTCATCTACTCAACTATAATTGGAATTGGTGGAATTGCATCTTTTATAGCTTTGCTAAAACTTAGAGATGACTTTTCAACAGGGGAAACTTTAATATTCCTGCTCTTTTTATGGGGTCTCTTTGTTGCAACAGTATACTTTGAAAAAGAAACTTGGATTGGAATTTACAAAATAACACGCACGGGGGAGTTTTATGATGCTGCAAAGTGGCTTTGGTATGGAGTATTAACATTGCCCATACTAATTGGTGGGATATTAGCCCTTATAGGGAGAATACATCTAATTTTTGCCTTTTCAAGGATGCCTATAAAAATAGAAAGTGAAGAAGAAGGCTAA
- a CDS encoding phosphoglycolate phosphatase, producing MIKAISTDIDGTITYPDRRLHEEALKAIRLAESLGVKVMLVTGNTAGFAMGASILIGTSGPIIAEDGGVIADSKGDNRVYLGDMGETAILWSELKKRYPQAEMSYTMKYGERKAGLVLRRTVTVEVVRAIIEELGLNLVAVDSGFAIHVKQPWVNKGTGIKRACEILGIKPSEVAHIGDGENDLDAFSVVGYRVAVAQAPESLKAKADYITKKPYGEGGAEGILHILEKFGYI from the coding sequence ATGATAAAAGCAATCTCAACAGATATCGATGGGACGATTACCTATCCTGATAGACGATTGCATGAGGAGGCACTAAAAGCGATACGCCTTGCGGAGAGCTTGGGTGTTAAAGTAATGCTTGTCACAGGAAATACTGCGGGCTTTGCCATGGGTGCTTCAATTTTAATAGGCACGAGTGGGCCCATAATAGCGGAGGACGGTGGGGTTATAGCCGACTCCAAGGGGGACAACCGCGTTTATCTCGGCGACATGGGAGAGACCGCTATTTTATGGAGCGAGCTCAAAAAGCGCTACCCTCAGGCGGAGATGAGCTACACAATGAAGTACGGCGAGAGGAAAGCGGGTTTGGTATTGAGGAGAACAGTCACAGTTGAGGTTGTAAGGGCCATCATAGAGGAGCTCGGTTTGAATTTGGTAGCCGTTGATTCAGGCTTCGCTATCCATGTAAAGCAGCCGTGGGTGAACAAGGGCACAGGCATAAAGAGGGCCTGCGAGATCCTCGGGATTAAGCCGAGCGAAGTTGCTCACATAGGCGATGGGGAGAATGATTTGGATGCCTTTAGCGTTGTGGGCTATAGAGTTGCAGTAGCTCAAGCGCCCGAATCATTGAAAGCAAAGGCAGACTACATAACGAAGAAGCCTTACGGTGAGGGTGGAGCGGAGGGAATACTCCATATTCTGGAGAAGTTTGGGTATATCTAG
- a CDS encoding DUF86 domain-containing protein, giving the protein MIALVEESLRLIEKNFPETFEEFKSLGLAKDGMYKRLEFSIQLLLDELSKIRKDLSEEPVFSYGDIIKELHEKGVLSDDAKEKVDFLIQLREILIYNYDLLSDEIAFRNMKEYINTIREVLSAVTTYLEETK; this is encoded by the coding sequence ATGATTGCATTAGTGGAAGAGAGCTTAAGGTTAATAGAGAAAAATTTCCCAGAGACTTTTGAGGAGTTCAAATCTCTCGGCTTAGCAAAAGACGGCATGTACAAGCGCTTAGAATTCTCAATTCAGCTCCTCTTGGACGAGCTATCCAAAATAAGGAAAGACCTTTCTGAAGAGCCAGTTTTTAGCTATGGGGATATAATAAAAGAACTCCATGAGAAGGGAGTTCTCAGCGATGATGCCAAGGAGAAAGTGGACTTTCTAATTCAGCTACGTGAGATTTTAATTTACAACTACGATTTGTTGAGCGATGAAATAGCGTTCAGGAACATGAAAGAGTACATAAACACGATTAGAGAGGTTTTAAGTGCTGTAACCACTTATCTGGAGGAGACCAAATGA
- a CDS encoding archaemetzincin family Zn-dependent metalloprotease yields MIGILPIEGKELNEKIIKELHNYISEYFGRFGLNGEVLQKVSIRPFLYAYDEFRGQFLASEIAYKLSKICREKRLTALLGVTDVDLYVRGLNFVFGVALPPYKSAIISLHRLDPRFYGEPFDYDLFKERAIKEAVHELGHVFGLGHCADPRCVMHFSNSILDTDFKGVAFCRSCEEKIKYNIALLNLEGDE; encoded by the coding sequence ATGATCGGGATACTCCCTATCGAAGGGAAAGAATTGAATGAAAAGATAATTAAAGAATTGCATAATTACATAAGTGAATACTTCGGCAGGTTTGGGCTCAATGGTGAAGTTCTTCAGAAAGTGAGCATCAGGCCGTTTTTATATGCTTATGATGAGTTTAGAGGACAGTTCCTAGCGAGCGAGATTGCATATAAACTTTCAAAAATCTGCAGAGAGAAGAGACTAACAGCCCTCTTGGGAGTAACGGATGTGGATTTATATGTGCGGGGCTTGAACTTCGTCTTTGGCGTTGCTCTTCCACCTTATAAGAGCGCAATAATTTCCCTTCACAGACTTGACCCCCGCTTTTATGGCGAACCCTTTGATTATGATCTCTTTAAGGAGAGGGCTATAAAGGAAGCAGTGCATGAACTCGGGCATGTCTTTGGATTGGGACACTGTGCAGACCCAAGATGCGTTATGCACTTCTCAAATTCTATTTTAGACACAGATTTTAAGGGAGTAGCTTTCTGCAGGTCATGCGAAGAAAAGATAAAATACAACATTGCCCTATTGAACTTGGAGGGGGATGAATGA
- the cyaB gene encoding class IV adenylate cyclase produces MIEVELKGYANEEIFERVREKFEFLRKEIHEDTYYQHPCRDFSKTDEALRVRIKRFNGHFEAFLTYKGPKLDEFSKTRKEIEVPIEDPDKYEEILKELGFKEVLTVRKVREKYFVKKGIIITLDEIEELGKFVEIEAMAQEEEDIDKLVNSLKKILKEIGIKKFERKSYLELLLER; encoded by the coding sequence ATGATTGAAGTAGAGCTTAAAGGCTATGCAAATGAGGAAATCTTTGAGCGCGTTAGGGAAAAGTTTGAGTTTCTCAGAAAGGAGATTCACGAAGACACTTACTATCAGCACCCGTGTAGAGATTTTTCAAAAACGGATGAGGCCCTTAGAGTTAGGATTAAGCGCTTCAACGGACATTTTGAGGCCTTTTTGACGTATAAAGGGCCGAAACTTGATGAGTTCTCGAAAACAAGGAAAGAAATAGAAGTTCCAATCGAGGACCCTGATAAGTACGAGGAAATATTAAAAGAGCTGGGCTTTAAGGAGGTTTTAACTGTTAGGAAGGTCAGGGAGAAATATTTCGTAAAAAAAGGTATTATAATCACCCTTGACGAAATTGAAGAGCTTGGAAAGTTTGTTGAAATTGAAGCAATGGCGCAGGAAGAGGAAGATATCGACAAGCTTGTGAACAGCCTCAAAAAAATTCTAAAAGAGATTGGAATTAAAAAATTCGAGAGAAAGTCCTATTTGGAGCTGCTCCTCGAGCGCTAA
- a CDS encoding HD domain-containing protein codes for MRMENYISNKQSLELIKTVEEFAKSFFEREGTHGFSHTERVLALCMHIGKEEEADLEVLALAALLHDVARPLESLGKVDDHAKESAKIARKFLTKFDYPKVEKVAHAIEAHRFSRPPEPRTLEAKILSDADKLDAIGAIGIARVFMYSGEHGRDIETSLKHFEEKILKLKDLMYTETAKKMALERHRYVEEFVERIRKEIEGEI; via the coding sequence ATGAGAATGGAGAACTATATCTCAAATAAGCAGAGTTTGGAATTAATTAAAACGGTGGAAGAGTTTGCAAAGAGCTTTTTTGAACGCGAAGGGACGCATGGTTTCAGCCATACAGAGAGAGTTCTAGCGCTCTGCATGCATATAGGAAAAGAAGAGGAGGCAGATTTAGAGGTTTTAGCACTGGCAGCGCTTCTCCATGATGTCGCGCGCCCTTTGGAGAGCCTAGGGAAAGTGGATGACCACGCAAAGGAGAGTGCAAAAATTGCGAGAAAGTTTTTAACGAAATTCGATTATCCAAAAGTTGAGAAAGTAGCTCACGCCATTGAGGCACACCGTTTTTCCCGCCCACCAGAGCCCAGAACTTTGGAGGCCAAAATACTAAGCGATGCTGATAAGCTCGATGCAATAGGTGCTATAGGTATTGCAAGGGTTTTCATGTATTCGGGCGAGCATGGTAGAGATATAGAAACTTCGCTCAAGCATTTTGAGGAAAAGATACTAAAGCTTAAAGATTTGATGTACACTGAAACTGCCAAGAAGATGGCCCTCGAGAGGCACCGCTACGTCGAGGAGTTCGTTGAGAGAATAAGAAAGGAAATCGAAGGAGAGATTTAG